DNA from Candidatus Neomarinimicrobiota bacterium:
TATCCTTCTTTGGCTAAAATCTTAAAATTATCTACATGCATCGGTGCCACTTCTGGAGAAAACTCCACAACCATATCACCAAATTGCGTGGATATTACTGCTACATCTTTTTCTTTTTCACAACTCATGAATAGAACTCCAATGAATATTAAACTGATTATTTTTTTCACTTATTTAAACTCCTGCTGCCCGGTTTCGAAGTTGGTATTACCGCCAGCGATTCCGGAATTTCATTTTCCTCAAAACTTAAAACTTCCATGGGCACCAATGAGAATTGGTTTCGGTGCAATACTACTTCCCCATTGCTGCGATCCACTATTACGGCTATACCAACCACTTCACCGCCGGATGCCACAACCACATCCATCACTTCTTTTACAGACCCACCTGTTGTAATCACATCTTCTACAACCAACACTTTTTCACCGGGAGCAATTTCAAATCCACGGCGAAGGGTCATTGCGCCATTTTCTCGTTCGGCAAAAATGGTGCGTTTTCTCATTGCACGACCTACATCAGTTCCTATCACAATACCGCCTACTGCCGGGGATATTACTGTATCAATATTGAAATCACTAAAATGATTCGCAATTTTTTGAGAGAATAAACTGAGATGTTCAGGATATTGAAGCACCTTGGCACATTGAAAATAGGATGGACTGTGCCTCCCTGAGGTGAGGACGAAATGACCCTCCAGTAAAGCGCCGGTTTTCCTAAAAATATCTAAATAATATTTACTATTCATTCATTAATTCTCGCATTTTGTTTACATAATCCTTTGCCGCATTCCGAATTGCTTTTTCACTCAAATCTCCAGCAAAACTGATTCCTCTAGATACATTGATTATTGCATCGCCATTTGTATTTCCATCAATCATGCTATTGGCTAAATCACCACCTTGGGCACCAATACCGGGAATTAAAAATGGAAGTTCTGGAGCATGATTTCTAATTCGGCTGATTTCTTCCGGTGCTGTTGCGCCAACGACCAATCCAACATTATCATTCATATTCCATTCAACGGCAAGTTGGGCTGTTTTATCAAATAATAGTTCGTCTCCAATCGGCAGGGTTTGCAGATCAACCGCCGATGGATTAGATGTCCTGCAAAGAATAAAAACACCTTTTTCTGAATTTTCTGTAAACGGCGCGATGGAATCAACACCCATATATGGACTTAAGGTTACAGCATCAAATCCAAAATGATTAAATAAACTATGGGCATATTGTTTGGCCGTATTGCCAATATCACCCCGCTTTGCATCCCCAATAATAATAGCATCATCGCCGAAATGATCCATGGTTTCTTCTAGCCATTTAAATCCGGCACTTCCCCATCGTTCAAAAAATGCTAAGTTCGGTTTGAAGGCAGCCACCAGATCTTGGGTAGCATCAATCACCTTAAAAGCATGCGCTTTCAATGCATCCAGAGTAGTTCCAGGAGAACCTAACCCCTCAGGATTCATGTCCAACCCAACACATAGATGGCTTTTCTTTTGCCTAATTTTAGCTGAAAGTCGTGAATTAAATGTTTTCATAAGTGCGGAATTTACCTTCTTATTACCTGAACCTGAAAAAGGATTGTACAAGAATTGATATTCTTCCTCTAAATTAGTCCCCCATGGATAAACTTTCTATTTCACTTTCCCAAAAATCCAAATCTCACGTTATTGCATCCAGCGGTGTTTTTCAGATCGAATTATTGGAATACGCAGGAGAAATAGATTATCCTCAATTGATCGAAATATCAAAATCACTTGAAAAAGAATATGGTGAAAAAGTGATTTTAACCAAAACAACGATCCAAAAATATTTTAATAAATCCGGTTCTCTTCCTTTTATCGCCCGTTATCGTGAAGAAATAATTGGGTATATTATTGGTGTCCCCCTTGAGGCTTTGAGCAACGAGCCCTGGGCTCGGATGGATGAAAATTTCGGCAAAGAGAATACGCTTTATACTTATGCCTTCGTGATTCAGTCAGAATACAAAGGGAACGGGTATGCGAAAATGTTAAAACGTGTTTTTCTCAGTTGGGCCAAAAAAAGAGAAGAAATCGAGCATATTACCGGCCATGTAATTAATGGAATTTCTTCACGCTTCACCGGTGATATTAAGATTATCAACCGTATTGAAAACTGGCAGGGAACCGGTCAAACATTTGAATATTATCGGCGAGATCTCGAGCCGGACCAATCTTCGCCTTTGAAGAATAATCCGCCTTTAATTACCCGTACTTAGTCTTTTTTCGTCGCCAAACTCACCACAACCAGCGATACCACAGATAGGGTGATTGCGGGTAAAACTTCATCCATGTTATTATATATATTCGCCGGAATAATATTCTGAATAAATACTGCTTCTTTCCATAATAGGGTTGTGATCGTTCCAGTTAATATAGATGCAACTGCCCCTTCTTTCGTGGCTCCCTTCCAGAATAATGCCGCCACCAAACTGGGCGTAATGGCTGCACCGTAAATAGTATAGGCATATAGTGCCCTTTCGAAAAACCCTGATGATTTTGCAAATCCCAACGAAACGATGTAAGCAACAATCCCTAAAGCAAGAACCAGCATCCGGCTGAGAAATACGATTTTCTTTTCATTCGCATTTGGATTTATATAATTGAGATACACATCCCGCAT
Protein-coding regions in this window:
- a CDS encoding orotate phosphoribosyltransferase; amino-acid sequence: MNSKYYLDIFRKTGALLEGHFVLTSGRHSPSYFQCAKVLQYPEHLSLFSQKIANHFSDFNIDTVISPAVGGIVIGTDVGRAMRKRTIFAERENGAMTLRRGFEIAPGEKVLVVEDVITTGGSVKEVMDVVVASGGEVVGIAVIVDRSNGEVVLHRNQFSLVPMEVLSFEENEIPESLAVIPTSKPGSRSLNK
- a CDS encoding GNAT family N-acetyltransferase; the protein is MDKLSISLSQKSKSHVIASSGVFQIELLEYAGEIDYPQLIEISKSLEKEYGEKVILTKTTIQKYFNKSGSLPFIARYREEIIGYIIGVPLEALSNEPWARMDENFGKENTLYTYAFVIQSEYKGNGYAKMLKRVFLSWAKKREEIEHITGHVINGISSRFTGDIKIINRIENWQGTGQTFEYYRRDLEPDQSSPLKNNPPLITRT
- the pyrF gene encoding orotidine-5'-phosphate decarboxylase — protein: MKTFNSRLSAKIRQKKSHLCVGLDMNPEGLGSPGTTLDALKAHAFKVIDATQDLVAAFKPNLAFFERWGSAGFKWLEETMDHFGDDAIIIGDAKRGDIGNTAKQYAHSLFNHFGFDAVTLSPYMGVDSIAPFTENSEKGVFILCRTSNPSAVDLQTLPIGDELLFDKTAQLAVEWNMNDNVGLVVGATAPEEISRIRNHAPELPFLIPGIGAQGGDLANSMIDGNTNGDAIINVSRGISFAGDLSEKAIRNAAKDYVNKMRELMNE